A window of the Nocardia sp. NBC_01329 genome harbors these coding sequences:
- the tsaD gene encoding tRNA (adenosine(37)-N6)-threonylcarbamoyltransferase complex transferase subunit TsaD translates to MIVMGIESSCDETGVGIVRRNADGSCDLLADEVASSVAEHARFGGVVPEIASRAHLEAIVPAMRRALATAGIAAPDALAVTIGPGLAGALLVGVAAAKAYAAAWDIPFYALNHLGGHVAVDTLEHGPMPPCVALLVSGGHTHLLHVKDLSEPLIELGSTVDDAAGEAFDKVARLLGLGYPGGPALDAAATAGDPAAIAFPRGMTGPRDPRYDFSFSGLKTAVARYVEAQARQGVAPDQLPIPDIAASFQEAVADVLTMKAVRAAGDVGVDTLVLGGGATANTRIRSLAEERCAAAGLTLRIPKPRLCTDNGVMIAALGAHVIGGGAAPSALSVASDPGLPVSVSQVG, encoded by the coding sequence GTGATCGTCATGGGAATCGAGAGTTCGTGTGACGAAACCGGCGTCGGAATCGTGCGCCGCAATGCCGACGGCAGCTGTGACCTCCTGGCCGACGAGGTCGCCTCCAGTGTCGCCGAACATGCCCGGTTCGGCGGTGTAGTGCCCGAGATCGCTTCGCGGGCACATCTCGAGGCGATCGTGCCGGCGATGCGGCGTGCGTTGGCGACGGCGGGGATCGCCGCGCCCGACGCGTTGGCGGTGACGATCGGTCCCGGTTTGGCCGGCGCGCTGCTGGTCGGGGTCGCTGCCGCGAAAGCCTATGCGGCGGCCTGGGATATTCCGTTCTATGCCCTGAACCATCTCGGCGGGCACGTCGCGGTGGATACGCTCGAGCACGGGCCGATGCCGCCGTGCGTGGCGCTGCTGGTCTCCGGCGGGCATACCCATCTACTGCACGTGAAAGATCTGTCCGAGCCGTTGATCGAATTGGGCAGTACGGTCGACGATGCCGCCGGGGAGGCGTTCGACAAGGTCGCCCGGCTGCTGGGGCTCGGCTATCCGGGCGGTCCGGCCCTGGACGCGGCCGCGACCGCCGGTGACCCGGCGGCCATCGCGTTCCCGCGCGGAATGACCGGTCCGCGTGATCCGCGCTACGACTTCTCCTTCTCCGGTCTGAAAACCGCGGTCGCGCGCTATGTGGAAGCGCAGGCCCGGCAGGGTGTCGCCCCGGACCAGCTGCCGATACCCGATATCGCTGCCTCGTTCCAGGAAGCGGTCGCCGATGTACTCACCATGAAAGCGGTGCGCGCGGCCGGGGACGTGGGCGTGGACACCCTGGTGCTGGGTGGGGGCGCGACGGCCAACACCCGGATCCGTTCGCTTGCCGAAGAACGCTGTGCCGCAGCCGGTTTGACATTGCGCATCCCGAAGCCGCGGCTGTGCACCGATAACGGCGTGATGATCGCGGCGCTGGGAGCACATGTGATAGGCGGCGGTGCCGCACCGTCGGCGTTGTCGGTGGCTTCCGATCCCGGGCTGCCGGTATCGGTCAGTCAGGTGGGCTGA
- a CDS encoding Hsp70 family protein, with protein MRTSLGISAGNEVVCSALVTTATNGARTFDYRVVSADAHSDLGDIVASSIELMTTQLPASHPHEAVFGAQVPAAKTSGLDVIADRPPTGVAVAYRSKEQAQAIRLATGKHRDPQLVPETTAALTFLRDTGLLDRYGTVAVVDLGASGCTVSVADPADGAVLHTARSSAVSGRAIDDLLYRHLVDQHYARRGTRPNRSVLVNRARTAKEHLSVTQAVTIDHIAGRPLKLTRTDFESLTAALMRELARFASMTFGLADRAPEAVVVIGGGANIPAVLETLRAELDLPVLTVPDPDAVIAKGAALLADTARSNAPIGALTSDKSGNTLLKAFGTVAGAIVVVGLIIGYGVNTMAPSSDEEVSPAGTTSSAQLPTTTTIAPTTTSVVQGTTEEVPQQTVEEPADAGEPGTTYTEPPVTADPTTGGYPSTGDTPTTSGEPAPPTSTTPSGTEPPTLRPDPNLPHIPFPEGIGPAPSPPPSDQLPTDEPSTPDVPPPTGSQRTQTTLEIPPPAPRPRLPGSGSAG; from the coding sequence ATGCGCACATCGCTCGGCATCTCGGCCGGCAACGAAGTGGTGTGCTCCGCACTGGTCACCACCGCCACCAACGGCGCGCGCACCTTCGACTACCGGGTGGTATCCGCGGACGCGCATTCCGATCTGGGGGACATCGTCGCCTCGTCCATCGAGTTGATGACGACCCAGCTGCCCGCGAGCCACCCGCACGAGGCGGTTTTCGGTGCCCAGGTTCCGGCGGCCAAGACCTCCGGACTCGATGTGATAGCCGATCGTCCGCCCACCGGCGTCGCGGTCGCCTACCGCAGCAAGGAACAGGCGCAGGCGATCCGGCTCGCCACCGGAAAACACCGCGACCCTCAACTGGTTCCGGAGACCACAGCGGCACTCACCTTCCTGCGCGACACCGGATTACTGGACCGCTACGGCACCGTGGCCGTGGTGGATCTGGGCGCGTCCGGCTGCACCGTCTCGGTGGCCGACCCGGCCGACGGCGCTGTACTGCACACCGCGCGTTCCAGCGCCGTCAGCGGCCGCGCGATCGACGATCTGCTGTACCGGCATCTGGTCGATCAGCACTACGCCCGGCGCGGCACCCGGCCCAATCGCAGCGTGCTGGTGAACCGGGCCCGCACCGCCAAGGAACACCTGTCGGTGACCCAGGCCGTCACCATCGACCACATCGCGGGCCGCCCACTCAAACTCACGCGCACCGATTTCGAATCGCTCACCGCCGCTCTGATGCGCGAACTCGCGCGCTTCGCCTCGATGACCTTCGGCCTGGCCGACCGGGCCCCGGAGGCGGTGGTGGTGATCGGCGGCGGCGCGAACATCCCCGCGGTGCTGGAAACACTGCGCGCCGAACTGGATCTACCGGTGCTCACCGTGCCGGATCCGGACGCGGTGATCGCCAAGGGCGCGGCCCTGCTCGCCGATACCGCGCGGTCCAACGCACCGATCGGCGCCCTGACGTCGGACAAATCCGGGAACACGCTACTCAAGGCGTTCGGCACGGTGGCCGGCGCGATCGTGGTGGTGGGATTGATCATCGGATACGGGGTGAACACCATGGCCCCCAGTTCCGATGAAGAGGTCTCCCCCGCCGGCACCACCAGCAGCGCCCAGTTGCCGACCACCACGACGATCGCTCCGACGACCACGAGCGTGGTGCAGGGCACCACCGAGGAGGTCCCCCAGCAGACCGTGGAGGAACCCGCGGACGCCGGTGAGCCGGGTACGACCTATACCGAGCCGCCGGTGACCGCCGACCCCACCACGGGCGGCTATCCGTCGACCGGAGACACGCCCACGACGTCGGGCGAACCGGCACCGCCGACGAGCACCACACCGTCGGGGACCGAACCGCCGACGCTGCGACCGGATCCGAACCTGCCGCATATCCCGTTCCCGGAGGGTATCGGGCCTGCCCCGTCGCCGCCGCCATCGGACCAACTGCCGACAGACGAACCCTCCACCCCGGATGTTCCGCCGCCGACCGGTTCGCAGCGAACCCAGACAACGCTGGAGATTCCGCCCCCGGCGCCGCGTCCGCGGCTGCCCGGATCCGGTTCGGCGGGATAG
- the groES gene encoding co-chaperone GroES yields MASVNIKPLEDKILVQANEAETTTASGLVIPDTAKEKPQEGTVVAVGPGRWADEGEKRIPLDVQEGDTVIYSKYGGTEIKYQGEEYLILSARDVLAVVGK; encoded by the coding sequence GTGGCGAGCGTGAACATCAAGCCGCTCGAGGACAAGATCCTCGTCCAGGCCAACGAGGCCGAGACGACGACCGCCTCCGGCCTGGTCATCCCCGATACGGCCAAGGAGAAGCCGCAGGAGGGCACCGTTGTCGCCGTCGGCCCCGGCCGGTGGGCCGATGAAGGTGAGAAGCGCATCCCGCTGGATGTCCAGGAGGGCGACACCGTCATCTACAGCAAGTACGGCGGTACCGAGATCAAGTACCAGGGTGAGGAATACCTGATCCTGTCCGCGCGCGACGTGCTGGCTGTCGTCGGCAAGTAA